One Chaetodon auriga isolate fChaAug3 chromosome 14, fChaAug3.hap1, whole genome shotgun sequence genomic window carries:
- the gpx2 gene encoding glutathione peroxidase 2, with amino-acid sequence MTFIAKTFYDLRATTLEGDTVDFNVFRGRVVLIENVASLUGTTTRDYSELNQLQSKYPHRLVVLGFPCNQFGYQENCSNGEILNSLQHVRPGGGFKPNFTVFEKCDVNGTNTHPVFAYLKDKLPYPDDDPSSLMQDPKFLIWSPINRTDVSWNFEKFLIGPEGEPFKRYSKKFPTIDIEPDIQRLLRLTKT; translated from the exons ATGACGTTCATCGCCAAGACATTCTACGACCTGAGGGCCACCACGCTGGAGGGAGACACGGTCGATTTCAACGTGTTCAGGGGACGGGTGGTCCTCATAGAGAATGTGGCCTCGCTCTGAGGCACCACCACCCGGGACTACAGCGAGCTCAACCAGCTTCAGAGCAAGTACCCCCATCGGCTGGTGGTCCTGGGTTTTCCCTGTAACCAGTTTGGATATCAG GAGAACTGCTCCAATGGTGAGATCCTGAATTCCCTGCAGCACGTGCGTCCGGGTGGAGGCTTTAAGCCTAACTTCACCGTGTTTGAGAAGTGCGACGTCAAcggaacaaacacacatccgGTCTTTGCCTATCTTAAAGACAAACTCCCTTATCCCGATGACGACCCCAGTTCCCTCATGCAGGACCCCAAATTTCTGATTTGGAGTCCCATCAACAGGACGGACGTCTCCTGGAACTTTGAGAAATTCCTCATCGGGCCAGAGGGAGAGCCCTTTAAAAGATACAGCAAAAAGTTCCCCACCATTGACATCGAGCCTGACATCCAAAGACTGTTAAGACTCACCAAGACCTAA
- the LOC143331996 gene encoding ras-related protein Rab-15-like, with protein MVMAKQYDVLFRLLLLGDSGVGKTCMLRRFTESEFDPAHISTIGVDFKMKTLDIDGVKVRIQIWDTAGQERYQTITKQYYRRAQGIIFVYDITSKTSFQHLAKWASDVDEYAPDMVQRILVGNKSDEEQMRQVTKDQGSKLAETYGMEFFETSASTSSNISESFTRMAELVLQAHKRDLDTLLGSLDDYLEKVALEEEKGSEDTNDSSRRTCAC; from the exons ATGGTCATGGCCAAACAGTACGATGTGTTGTTCAGGCTGCTCCTGCTCGGAGACTCGGGAGTCGGGAAGACTTGCATGCTGCGCCGGTTCACGGAGAGTGAGTTTGATCCGGCGCATATCTCCACCATCG gagttgattttaaaatgaaaacgcTAGACATAGATGGAGTCAAGGTGCGAATACAGATATG GGACACGGCTGGTCAGGAGCGTTACCAGACCATTACCAAACAGTACTACAGGCGGGCACAG GGTATCATCTTTGTATATGACATCACAAGCAAGACGTCCTTTCAGCACCTAGCGAAGTGGGCCAGTGATGTGGATGAA TATGCCCCAGACATGGTGCAGAGGATCTTGGTAGGAAACAAATCTGATGAGGAGCAAATGAGGCAGGTGACAAAGGACCAAGGAAGCAAG TTAGCAGAAACCTATGGGATGGAGTTCTTTGAGACCAGTGCCTCCACCAGCAGTAACATCAGCGAG tCCTTCACTCGAATGGCAGAACTGGTGCTGCAGGCTCACAAGAGAGATTTGGACACCTTGTTGGGATCTCTGGATGATTATCTGGAGAAGGTCGCTTTGGAAGAAGAGAAGGGCAGTGAAGACACCAACGACAGCAGCCGGAGGACCTGCGCCTGTTAG
- the LOC143331818 gene encoding protein max-like isoform X2 — protein MSENDDIEVDSDADKRAHHNALERKRRDHIKDSFHGLRDSVPALQGEKASRAQILDKATEYIQYMRRKNHTHQQDIDDLKKQNALLEQQVRALEKAKGNTQLQTNYSSDSSLYTNRKGSAVSAFDGGSDSSSESEPEEPPNRKKLRVEPS, from the exons ATGAGCGAAAACGATGACATCGAAGTCGACAGCGAT GCAGACAAGCGAGCACATCACAACGCGCTTGAGCGCAAACGCAGGGACCACATTAAAGACAGCTTTCACGGTTTACGAGACTCTGTGCCTGCATTACAAGGGGAGAAG GCTTCCCGAGCACAGATTCTAGACAAAGCCACGGAGTACATCCAGTACATGAGGCGAAAAAACCACACCCACCAGCAAGACATCGACGACTTAAAGAAGCAGAATGCACTGTTGGAGCAGCAGG TCCGCGCACTGGAGAAGGCCAAGGGGAACACTCAGCTCCAGACAAACTACTCTTCTGACAGCAGCTTGTATACAAACCGCAAAGGGAGCGCGGTGTCCGCCTTCGACGGCGGCTCCGACTCCAGCTCTGAATCAGAGCCCGAGGAGCCGCCCAACAGAAAGAAGCTGCGCGTGGAGCCCAGCTAG
- the LOC143331818 gene encoding protein max-like isoform X1, whose product MSENDDIEVDSDADKRAHHNALERKRRDHIKDSFHGLRDSVPALQGEKNSVKQASRAQILDKATEYIQYMRRKNHTHQQDIDDLKKQNALLEQQVRALEKAKGNTQLQTNYSSDSSLYTNRKGSAVSAFDGGSDSSSESEPEEPPNRKKLRVEPS is encoded by the exons ATGAGCGAAAACGATGACATCGAAGTCGACAGCGAT GCAGACAAGCGAGCACATCACAACGCGCTTGAGCGCAAACGCAGGGACCACATTAAAGACAGCTTTCACGGTTTACGAGACTCTGTGCCTGCATTACAAGGGGAGAAG AACTCTGTCAAACAGGCTTCCCGAGCACAGATTCTAGACAAAGCCACGGAGTACATCCAGTACATGAGGCGAAAAAACCACACCCACCAGCAAGACATCGACGACTTAAAGAAGCAGAATGCACTGTTGGAGCAGCAGG TCCGCGCACTGGAGAAGGCCAAGGGGAACACTCAGCTCCAGACAAACTACTCTTCTGACAGCAGCTTGTATACAAACCGCAAAGGGAGCGCGGTGTCCGCCTTCGACGGCGGCTCCGACTCCAGCTCTGAATCAGAGCCCGAGGAGCCGCCCAACAGAAAGAAGCTGCGCGTGGAGCCCAGCTAG
- the LOC143332196 gene encoding hepatic sodium/bile acid cotransporter-like yields MNATDVYKGIVNIYNEGNISGNGSMGVLNIPYSLNKTINIFSMIILFITMISIGCTMEISKIKTHLLKPKGVAIALLAQFGIMPLTAFCLAKILQMDPIKAVTVLISGCCPGGNLSNIFSLAIKGDMNLSIVMTTCSSIAALGLMPLLLYIFCQGFAGLENAVPYVGIITALMLTLAPCAVGIAINHYRPNYSPVVKKVGLSILIISSIIVFILSAIAVKDVLWMILTPDVLSVAALMPLIGFTLGYVMSVICRLSPQCSRTISMETGCQNIQLCVVILKVAFPPQVIGPLFLFPLIYMTLQCTEALLLALCFRCYQTFKPPAEDARIYSSVVV; encoded by the exons ATGAATGCAACAGACGTCTACAAGGGAATAGTTAACATCTACAATGAGGGAAATATCTCTGGCAATGGAAGTATGGGTGTCCTGAACATCCCCTACTCCCTAAACAAAACCATCAATATCTTCAGCATgatcatcctcttcatcaccatgaTATCTATTGGCTGTACAATGGAGATTTCCAAAATCAAGACCCATCTCCTCAAGCCAAAAGGAGTAGCCATTGCACTGCTGGCCCAGTTCGGCATCATGCCCCTGACTGCTTTTTGTCTGGCCAAAATCCTCCAGATGGATCCCATCAAAGCAGTGACTGTGCTCATAAGCGGCTGCTGTCCAGGTGGAAACTTatcaaacattttctctctggcCATAAAGGGCGACATGAACCTCAG CATCGTAATGACCACTTGCTCCAGTATCGCGGCCCTCGGTCTGATGCCTTTGCTGCTCTATATCTTCTGCCAAGGCTTCGCCGGCCTGGAAAACGCTGTACCCTACGTTGGCATCATTACCGCTCTCATGCTCACCCTTGCGCCGTGTGCTGTTGGCATTGCCATTAATCACTACCGGCCAAACTACTCACCAGTCGTGAAGAAA GTTGGTCTCAGCATCCTGATCATCTCCAGCATCATAGTGTTCATCCTGTCAGCTATTGCTGTCAAAGACGTACTATGGATGATCCTCACACCTGATGTTCTGTCTGTAGCTGCACTGATGCCACTGATTGGCTTTACGCTGGGATATGTCATGTCTGTCATATGCAGACTCAGTCCACA ATGCAGCAGGACCATCTCCATGGAAACAGGGTGTCAAAACATCCAGCTGTGCGTTGTCATCCTAAAGGTGGCCTTTCCCCCGCAGGTCATTGGGCCCttgtttctcttccctctgaTATACATGACACTCCAGTGTACTGAGGCCCTTCTCCTGGCCCTGTGCTTCAGATGTTACCAAACATTCAAGCCACCAGCTGAGG ATGCCAGAATATACAGCAGTGTTGTTGTGTGA
- the LOC143331983 gene encoding sushi domain-containing protein 4-like — protein MCNGMIESISKAFLVHTSATKRSLLLLLVLTVVSPGQGSGCVRPYMVQNSWVNLTETNRGSFPVGTVLQYSCDPGYLPDGPSILTCTTLGRWSSEPPRCIRSGACLPLSKPENGGFTCHPSPCRMFSHGTVIEFFCDEGFILSGDYNYLTCQDGEWDGPMQINCVSQGCTRPSTVQHGSTNLTDSNRSLFPVGTVLQYSCDPGYLPAGPSILTCTTLGYWSSEPPRCIRSDGCIRPSTVRHGSTNLTETNRSSFPVGTVLEYRCDPGYLPDGPNILTCSALGHWSSEPPRCIRSDVCQPPYQPENGGYTCHPSTCGRLSHGTVIEYFCDEGYILKGDYKYLTCQYGEWDSQVKLSCLMEQDRDPTLPLGMPALSIVASTASSVALILLLVVLFVLLQPKLKSLHRRDQGVSGQPVSIMVEGVQVTLPSYEEAVSGSAAPASAESRVQIVLSEGQHATAPEAGPSRPSSLKQQQSEMAVVHPVPSSSSSSSPSPSSSTWVLEHAGAAAPSSSQRRPSAGSDQHSLSLDSEMDYSDDMPLLKEA, from the exons ATGTGCAATGGAATGATAGAGTCAATATCAAAAGCCTTTTTGGTCCACACCTCAGCCACTAAACGGTccctgttgttgctgctggtaCTGACGGTAGTGTCCCCTGGGCAGGGGTCAG GATGTGTGAGGCCATATATGGTCCAGAACAGCTGGGTAAACCTCACAGAAACCAACAGGGGCTCGTTCCCTGTGGGcacagtactgcagtacagcTGTGACCCTGGTTACCTGCCAGACGGACCCAGCATCCTCACCTGCACCACACTGGGACGCTGGTCCTCTGAACCTCCTCGCTGTATACGCAGTGGCG CCTGTCTACCCCTCTCCAAACCTGAGAATGGGGGCTTTACCTGCCACCCATCTCCCTGTCGAATGTTTTCCCATGGCACTGTGATTGAGTTCTTCTGTGATGAGGGCTTCATTCTCAGTGGAGACTATAACTACCTGACCTGTCAGGATGGAGAGTGGGACGGCCCGATGCAGATCAATTGTGTGAGCCAAG gttGTACAAGACCCTCTACAGTGCAGCATGGTTCCACTAATCTGACAGACTCCAACAGGAGCTTGTTCCCTGTGGGCACAGTGCTGCAATACAGCTGTGACCCTGGTTACCTGCCCGCCGGACCGAGCATCCTCACCTGCACCACCCTGGGGTACTGGTCCTCTGAGCCTCCTCGCTGTATACGCAGTGACG GTTGTATAAGACCCTCTACGGTGCGGCACGGCTCAACTAATCTGACAGAAACCAACAGGAGCTCGTTCCCTGTGGGCACAGTACTGGAGTACCGCTGTGACCCTGGTTACCTGCCAGACGGACCTAACATCCTCACCTGCTCCGCACTCGGACACTGGTCCTCTGAACCTCCTCGCTGTATACGCAGTGACG TGTGCCAGCCTCCATATCAGCCAGAGAACGGTGGCTACACCTGCCACCCCTCTACATGCGGAAGACTCTCTCATGGCACTGTAATCGAGTATTTCTGTGATGAAGGCTATATTTTGAAGGGAGATTATAAATATCTGACATGTCAGTATGGGGAATGGGACAGCCAAGTGAAGCTCAGTTGCCTCATGGAACAAG ACCGCGATCCAACTTTACCATTGGGAATGCCTGCCTTGTCCATAGTGGCATCCACAGCCAGCTCAGTTGCTCTAATCCTGCTCCTGGTGGTACTGTTTGTACTACTGCAGCCAAAATTGAAGTCCCTCCATCG ACGTGATCAGGGGGTATCTGGCCAGCCCGTGTCGATCATGGTGGAAGGAGTCCAGGTTACTTTGCCCTCGTATGAAGAGGCTGTGAGTGGTAGTGCAGCCCCAGCCTCAGCTGAGTCTCGAGTCCAGATAGTGTTGTCTGAGGGTCAGCATGCCACAGCACCAGAGGCTGGCCCCTCTAGGCCTTCTtccctcaaacagcagcagtcagaaaTGGCTGTGGTCCACCCGGTACCAtcgtcctcatcctcctcttcgcCATCACCCTCATCCTCTACCTGGGTTCTGGAGCATGCAggtgctgcagctccttcatcCTCACAAAGAAGGCCGTCTGCAGGCAGCGACCAACACAGCCTGTCTCTAGACTCTGAGATGGACTACTCTGATG ATATGCCATTGCTGAAGGAGGCCTGA